The proteins below come from a single Ictalurus punctatus breed USDA103 chromosome 29, Coco_2.0, whole genome shotgun sequence genomic window:
- the LOC108256381 gene encoding serine/threonine-protein kinase ICK isoform X2: MKRKFYSWEECMNLSEVKSLKKLNHANVIKLKEVIRENDQLYFVFEYMTENLYQLMKKRTRMFPESTVRNIMFQILQGLAFIHKHGFFHRDMKPENLLCMGPELVKIADFGLAQEIRSRPPYTDYVGTRWYRAPELLLRSTSYSSPIDQWAVGCIMAELYTLRPLFPGSSEVDTIFKICQVLGTPKKNDWPEGCQLAASMSFRWPQCVPTSLATLIPSAGSEAIQLMRDLLQWDPKKRPAACQALRYPYFQVGQVLGTPQQIQDQGQTQPLQLRPEPLPQIPPLTLPHTAHQPQHLPEPPKRPEKAEVKMDRAVQRRFPLIHDKAMTKAREMHPN; encoded by the exons ATGAAAAGGAAATTCTATTCCTGGGAGGAGTGCATGAACCTCAGCGAGGTCAAG TCCCTGAAGAAACTCAACCATGCCAACGTGATCAAGCTGAAGGAGGTCATCCGGGAAAATGATCAGCTCTACTTTGTGTTTGAGTATATGACTGAGAACCTCTATCAGCTCATGAAAAAAAG AACACGCATGTTTCCTGAGTCTACAGTGAGGAATATCATGTTTCAGATTCTACAGGGACTTGCCTTCATTCATAAACATG GCTTTTTTCATAGAGACATGAAGCCAGAGAATCTTTTGTGCATGGGTCCTGAGCTCGTGAAAATTGCTGACTTTGGACTAGCTCAAGAGATACGATCTCGTCCTCCTTACACTGACTATGTGGGGACAAGATG GTACCGAGCTCCAGAATTGCTTCTCAGGTCCACAAGCTACAGCTCTCCTATAGACCAGTGGGCCGTaggctgtatcatggctgaacTCTACACGCTCAGACCTCTGTTTCCTGGCTCCAGTGAGGTGGACACTATTTTCAAGATCTGCCAGGTTTTGGGAACTCCGAAAAAG AACGACTGGCCTGAAGGATGCCAGCTGGCTGCCTCCATGAGTTTCCGCTGGCCGCAGTGCGTGCCCACCAGTCTAGCCACCCTGATCCCCAGCGCCGGCTCCGAAGCTATTCAGCTGATGAGAGACCTGTTACAGTGGGACCCTAAAAAACGGCCAGCAGCCTGCCAG GCCCTGCGATATCCCTACTTTCAGGTGGGTCAAGTCCTAGGCACGCCACAGCAGATTCAGGACCAAGGACAAACACAGCCTCTGCAACTCAGGCCTGAACCTCTTCCTCAGATCCCACCGCTCACCTTACCTCATACAGCCCATCAACCACAGCACCTTCCAGAGCCTCCTAAAAGGCCAGAAAAGGCAGAGGTCAAGATGGACAGGGCAGTGCAGAGACGCTTTCCTCTAATACATGACAAAGCCATGACAAAAGCAAG agaaatgcatccaaattaa
- the LOC108256381 gene encoding serine/threonine-protein kinase ICK isoform X1 encodes MNRYAALQQLGDGTFGSVTLSRCLESGELVAIKKMKRKFYSWEECMNLSEVKSLKKLNHANVIKLKEVIRENDQLYFVFEYMTENLYQLMKKRTRMFPESTVRNIMFQILQGLAFIHKHGFFHRDMKPENLLCMGPELVKIADFGLAQEIRSRPPYTDYVGTRWYRAPELLLRSTSYSSPIDQWAVGCIMAELYTLRPLFPGSSEVDTIFKICQVLGTPKKNDWPEGCQLAASMSFRWPQCVPTSLATLIPSAGSEAIQLMRDLLQWDPKKRPAACQALRYPYFQVGQVLGTPQQIQDQGQTQPLQLRPEPLPQIPPLTLPHTAHQPQHLPEPPKRPEKAEVKMDRAVQRRFPLIHDKAMTKAREMHPN; translated from the exons ATGAACCGATACGCTGCCCTCCAACAGCTTGGCGATGGCACCTTTGGCTCAGTCACACTAAGCCGCTGCCTGGAGTCTGGTGAGCTTGTCGCCATCAAGAA AATGAAAAGGAAATTCTATTCCTGGGAGGAGTGCATGAACCTCAGCGAGGTCAAG TCCCTGAAGAAACTCAACCATGCCAACGTGATCAAGCTGAAGGAGGTCATCCGGGAAAATGATCAGCTCTACTTTGTGTTTGAGTATATGACTGAGAACCTCTATCAGCTCATGAAAAAAAG AACACGCATGTTTCCTGAGTCTACAGTGAGGAATATCATGTTTCAGATTCTACAGGGACTTGCCTTCATTCATAAACATG GCTTTTTTCATAGAGACATGAAGCCAGAGAATCTTTTGTGCATGGGTCCTGAGCTCGTGAAAATTGCTGACTTTGGACTAGCTCAAGAGATACGATCTCGTCCTCCTTACACTGACTATGTGGGGACAAGATG GTACCGAGCTCCAGAATTGCTTCTCAGGTCCACAAGCTACAGCTCTCCTATAGACCAGTGGGCCGTaggctgtatcatggctgaacTCTACACGCTCAGACCTCTGTTTCCTGGCTCCAGTGAGGTGGACACTATTTTCAAGATCTGCCAGGTTTTGGGAACTCCGAAAAAG AACGACTGGCCTGAAGGATGCCAGCTGGCTGCCTCCATGAGTTTCCGCTGGCCGCAGTGCGTGCCCACCAGTCTAGCCACCCTGATCCCCAGCGCCGGCTCCGAAGCTATTCAGCTGATGAGAGACCTGTTACAGTGGGACCCTAAAAAACGGCCAGCAGCCTGCCAG GCCCTGCGATATCCCTACTTTCAGGTGGGTCAAGTCCTAGGCACGCCACAGCAGATTCAGGACCAAGGACAAACACAGCCTCTGCAACTCAGGCCTGAACCTCTTCCTCAGATCCCACCGCTCACCTTACCTCATACAGCCCATCAACCACAGCACCTTCCAGAGCCTCCTAAAAGGCCAGAAAAGGCAGAGGTCAAGATGGACAGGGCAGTGCAGAGACGCTTTCCTCTAATACATGACAAAGCCATGACAAAAGCAAG agaaatgcatccaaattaa